Below is a window of Chiloscyllium punctatum isolate Juve2018m chromosome 52, sChiPun1.3, whole genome shotgun sequence DNA.
GTAAATAGTAGATGGATTTGGAATCCAAAGATCATGgtcagataaggaagctgaatcACTATTAACAGGGACTGTTAGTGACTGTTGGTGTATAATAGCAGACCttatgataacaaggcctggtgtgagAGGTTCTGGGTAATGACACGGGAAAGGTCTAGCCCTAAAGTTGTAGAACTCCGTATTGGGTCCAGAAGGCTGTTGGGTTCCCAaccagaaaatgaggtgctgttcttccagcttgcactgagctttagCTGGagaactgcagcaagcctgaggcaaagatgttggccagggaacagggtggtgtgttgaagtggcaggcaactggaagctcatggTCTTGTTTTCTGAACAGAAAGTAGACATTAGATCTACACTCAGTTTCCCCAGAATAGAGAAGACCACATGGCAGCTAGGAGAATGCACacagttctaaggaagggtcactagacctcaAATGTAACACTAACTTATTTTATTATCAATCACTACCTGTCAGTTTCTCCTGTGAGTATGAGAGTGTCATTATCAACTGTACATGTCAATTTAAGTCATTTGAAATAGTGTTATCAATCTgttcctgtcagtttctgcttcgTGAATGAAAATGCAGTTATGAGTCTTCCTCTGAAATGTCCTGCCATGTGCATTTGAGTGTGATTGAACAATCTGTCCCTGTTATATTCTGCTCTGTGTATCTTAGGATATAGCTATGAATCTGTATCTGTCAATGTCAAGTTTATAAAGGTGCAAATGCATTTATCAGACTACCTGCGAGtgtttgtgtggggagtgtgagggatgTGCTTCAGTATCATGCTCTCCCTTTCAGTTTCTGCAGGGTGAATTGGTGAGAGCAGCTATCAATCTATGCCTGTCAGTTTCTGTTGTGTCCACATGACAGTTCAGGAATTGATCTGAccttgtcagtttctgctgtgtgactgAGAGTCAAGGGCTCCATCAATACCAGCCACTTTCAAATTTCATGCATCAAAGTTGGTTAATTCACTGACAGCAAATAATATTATATGAGTCCAATGATGACAATGAATCTATTGTTGTTTGCCTGAAAATCCCATCTTGTTCACTACCgtccttttaaggaaggaaactgccatccttacctggtctggcctacatgtgtttccagacccacagcaatgcggctGACACAAACTACCccctgggcagttagggatgggcaataaatgctggcctagccagtgatgccctcgttctgtgaatgaatttaggaaaaatgattcacagtgactgtgattgattcTGAGATAGCAGATTTTAGGGTGTTATGATTAGCCCTGAATGTCTTCTGCATTTTGTGATTTATGACAGAGGCACAGAATTGGtatggctattcagcccattgtgtccagagTTAAAGTTTCCAGTCCAGTAACCCTTCCCGAGAACTGACATTCTATTCTTCGCCTGTTCTCCATACTAGTTTCCACTAACTGTTGGGATTCTGAACTTTATCCACTCACTGTCAGTATCTCTATATAAATGCTAATTTGAGATTAATTCTGCAGTTATCTGTCTTTGGATAACTATAGTACCAGTTTTGTTCTGTGTCAGGTAGAGTATGTGGATCTCATTCTCTTTCTATGTTCAGCTGTGGTTTTTTTGGGTGAGTGTAGGATAAACTCATATAGGATATCAATATTCACTAACCTTTTGTGATTAAGGAATTAATGTTGGATGAGTATTTATCTTTGCCATGAATCTGAATTTTATTGTATTCAGACTTTGTTTTTTGCACTTTGTGTACACAGGAGCCTTTATCAGTTGCTGCTGGACACTAAGATGTAACATCTGACACTAACTGACGCAAATAATGGTTTGGTGAGTCAATTTAAAACTGACCATATTTGGAAATACCTGGGCCtaaatttcattttttttccccttttaccAATAACtggctgagtgtgagtgagttttctGTTGTGCTGCCAATCTGTATCACTTGAAAGGAGTAGCACTggtctataacacactgacatttttttggATGTCATCTTATTTTTCCAGTTCTGCATGTCATGATCTGACACACTTGGTGGGTTTAATGCATTATAAATCAATGTTTCATACATTAAAACGTATGGAAATGCTTCTGCATTACTCAGGCCTTTAACCAGACTGTAAGTGTGCAGAATGTGTATGTTCATCAGCACCAGGCTCAGTGTGAAAATGGGTTTCATTCACACTCTGATACTAAATATCAATGTGCTCCTTATTCTTGGTTCTTGTGTTTCACAGTGCTTCTGTGTCATCCAAATTGAAACATGTCACTTTTAGTAACTCCTCGTGTACTTCATTGTTCAAACCTCTGCTGCTTGACATGAATGGGGCACTATGCATTGCCACTGGAGTCAACTCCTGTCAGTGAAAGTGGATGTGTTTGTATATCTGTTAATCCCTGGCACTGCACATGTAGTTCGATAATGACCACAGTCGATGTTTCTTAGCTTTAGTGCCTATGGGATCCACGGACAGGTCAACATGCAACACATTGCAGCAGAAAAGTATGTATGCTTTTCTTCAGAATCAAGAGGAGAAAAGCAAAGGACTTTTGTAACTCCTACAGTCCAGAGTCGAAATGGGAACAGTGGGGATATCAAGGTCTGGTTTTCAGGATGCTAGCAATTATTGTGTAGTGACATACATTACCAATAAATTAATGATCAGTATTAACCAAACCCATTTGCAACTAAGTGAACATTTCAACTGCATTCCAGCTGACTGCCCACAGTGTTCCTTGTACAGGAAAGGTAATTGGTCAATCTGGACAATTTCTAGTGCAGTGGTCTTGTGTTACTCTTTTTTTTGTTTGGTTTGGGGGAGGTGGGGAAgacgaggaggaggaggaggagaagaagaTTCCACCATTAACTGTTATATTGTTATACATTGTCTTTGATCAGTCAGACTTAATAATTTTGAGAGACTTACTCTGTGCTGTAAATTTCTTTGACTTGAGATCTTAGAGCAGAAATCAGTTTGCTGTCAGGTTTTCTGCTAattgtggtgtatatagattttcaTTTCTGTTAGATGTTGTAATGAGTATTTCAGGATGGTGTACAAATTTGCAACTATTGTAAATCAGTCAGTAGCTGTGTGAGAggtgcgtgtgtgcgcgcgcgcatagGACTTCTGTTTATCAAAAGATTATCTTTGTCCTTCTCAGTTAGTGATAATGCCAAAGTTTCCTTCTGTATCTGCACTCAATATCTCCTTCAGAAATCCTTGCTGTAACAATGTGACAGCATGATCTGTTTGTTCACCTTGATTGTAACTTTAAAATTGCCTTTACTACATGTGGAGTTAATGAAGTTCCTGAATGTCTACTTCATATGAGGATACAGTCTATCCCTCTTTTGATGCTGCAAATGATAATTGATTATGCATGATGGCATTTATTGGAACTGAGCTGTTatgcattgagtacagggagaagtcaaaaaaaaatcattagtGTTTGACTCTTGGACTGAATGTGTACTTGTGGAAATTGAGCTCAATGTATGTCTGACTCAATCCACTGACTGTGGAAAGGATGTTCTCCAATCTGACAACAGTAATATACCTGCCGGTtgtgagaagcagctgttcactTGGCTTTGTACTGAGGAAATATTACATTATCTTGGTCTATCAATCATTTGCCTGGAGGAAGACAAGAGATATATATTGAGTAGAAGGACATCAACTGATCAACACGACATTCAGGTCACGATCATGATAATTCTCTTTTTAAGCAGGGCAATGTGAACAGAGCAAGGCCAGCTTAAGGCTCGAGCCCTGAGCTCCTCCCAATCTTTTTCTGATTGTGAAATTCTAAAACAATTTGTTAAGGTACAAAAAAACTAAACAACAACTGCATAACGCCATAAATAGATTGATTACACAGTtcaatattcagctcccaatacACTAACTGTTGAAGGAACCGTTGAACGGGCACTACTACCCCATTtagatagacaataggtgcaggagtaggccattctgcccttcgagcctgcaccaccattcaatatgatcatggctgatcatccttaatcagtatcctgttcctgccttatcgccataacccttgattccacaatccttgagagctctatccaactctttcttaaatgaatccagagaactgggcctccactgccctctggagcagagcattccacacagccaccactctctgggtgaagaagtttctcctcatctctgtcctaagtggtctaccctgtatttttaagctgtgtcctctggttcggcactcacccatcagcggaaacatgtttcctgccccagggtgtccaatcctttaataatcttatgtctcaatcagatcccctctcagtcttctaaactcaagggtatacaagcccagtcgctcctgtctttcagcataaggtagtcccgccattccaagaattgacctcgcgaacctacgttgcactccctcaatagcaagaatgtctttcctcaaatttggagaccagaactggacaccatAGTCCAGGTGAGGTCTcagcagggccctgtacagctgcagaagaacctctttgcttctatactcaatccctcttgttatgaaggccagcatactattagccttcttcactgcctgctgtacctgcatgcttatcttcattgactagtgtacaagaacacccagatctctttgtactgcccctttacctaaattaggtagtaatctgccttcctgttcttgccaccaaagtggataaccatacatttatccacattaaactgcatctgaccactcacctaacctgtccaggtcatcctgtaatctcctaacatcctcctcacatttcaccctgccacccagcttagtatcacgagcaaatttgctaattttattactaataccatcttatatatcattaatatatattgtaaaaagctgcagtcccagcactgatcccgacggtaccccactggtcactgcctgccattccgaaatggagctgtttatcactactttgtttcctgtcagccaaccaactttcaatccaagttagtactttgcccccaataccatgcaccctaattttgctcactaacctcctatgtgggactttatcaaaagctttctgaaagtccaggtatactacatctactggatctccctcgtccaccttcagagttacatcctcaaaaaattcaagttaagcatgatttccccttcataagtccatgctgactctgatctatcctgttacctctatccagatgtgtcgtaatttcatcctttataatagactccagcatctttcccccactgaagtcagactaactggcctataatttcctgctttctctctcccaccttttcttaaaaagtggtacaacattagccaccctccaatccgcaggaactgatcccgaatctatcgaactctagaaaataatcaccaacgcatccacgatttctcgagccacctccttcagtacccggggacttatcaaccttcagaccttacagtctctccaacaccaattcctggcaaatataaattcccttcagttcaggtccttcagccactgttacctcagggagattgcttgtgtcttccccagtgaacacagatctgaagtaccaattcacttcttctgccatttcttagtCCCCTGtgatatattcccctgtttctgtcttcaagggcccaattttagtcttaaccccacccctctccccctccccctcctaaTGTGCTGCGAGATGGAGCCTGCTGTTCCCTCGCTTCCCTGGAAACTGATCTCTCCATTGCGGTCTGTTTCAAACAAACCTCTTGCAGTCACTGAGTAAATGCTCCTCAACAGCAGTGTTGCGCTCCTCTCGTCAGGAACAGTCAGCTTTGGGGAGGGACTGCATCGCGAACGCGCTGCTTTTCCCAATGCTTCCCAGAAACGAACATCAGTTGGTCATTTCCCCAATTTCTTTTTCTGCCAGTTTGACCAAAGTAACTGGGACTGTAGGGGAAAGGACAGAGAAGGTTTCAAGGTGGGTCATTGTCCCTTTATGAAGCTCCAATGCAGCTCATTCCCGGGTCATGTTAATAACTCTTCCCTCCGGTGCTCTCTCAATCTGATCAGGGAGTGGAGAAGCTGGCAGCCACTCGGCCCATCTCCTGTGCccaccattcaataacatcacGTCTGATCTTATGTTAACTGTGGTATGTAATCCTGCTGACCCTCATCTACAAATGTAAGGAGATAAGAAAGGAGATAAGTGGAAAATAGTAGCACAAATGAAATAAGTGGAACACTGTTACTAAGGCAGAATGTGACTGTTGGAGAGAGTCTTGCCTCACAGTGTTAGTCACTGCTTCTGGTTCAGGAGGCATGTGCAAAAATCAGACCTGGAGCAGGGGTGTGCAATAATGTCTTTGGGCCTCGATTTATTTTATAGTGGACAACAGATGTTAGTGTCATGCATGATACAGACAGAAATCTTGTGATGTATTGTATGCCACAACGAGACCTCCCAGgtgtttttgtttattcactCTCTGGACGTGGACGTCGCTGGCTGCACTTCGTTTTTATTCCCCTTTTGAGCCACCTTCTGGAACAGTTGTTGTCCATGTGCTGCCCACAATGCCATGAACAGGGAATTCCAGGGTCTTgtaggagcaagtgaggactgcagatgctggagatcagagctgaaaatgggttgctggaaaagcgcagcagatcaggcattcctgaagaggggatcatgcccgaaacgtcgattctcctgctccttggatgctgcctgagctgctctgcttttccagcaacacattttcagctcattccaGGTTCTTgatcaagtgacagtgaaggaaaggggatatatttccaagtgattATGGTGTGTGGCTTAGAAAGAAACTTGCCCTCTATCAAGCTGATGTCTCCCTCCATCAACTGCATTTAACTTTTCTGATGGAGGTTGCCCTGAGtttggaaagtttttttttacaatttacaGAGCTTTAGTATTACTTTTGTAAACTTAACAAAACTTTAGGGCTGTGAGAGATAATATTTGATCCCAAGAATAGGCATACAAATTGGGAAGAAAATAAACAGACAAACATAAAGCCTGTGAACAATTTAGAATTCAGGGCAAAGGAGATGacttgggggttgcagtgagagagaaactCACTGAGTTCTTTGTGGAGAGAGGTGGAGAACTTCAAGGTAGAATCCTTACAAGAGGATTCCCAGTAAGCTTAGAATCAACTTCGTGGACGTCACCAGTTTCcacctttcccctcccccaccttacacCAGTTCCAACCTGCGAGGTCAACagcatcctcatgacctgtcctcccTGCCAATCTTCCATCACATctctccgctccaccctcctctctgacttatcaccttcatccccacctccatccacctattacatccttagctaccttctccccagccccatcccactcccatttatctctccaccctggagggtcccagcctcattcctgatgaaaggcttttgcccgaaacgtcgattttttttttttttcctgctcctctgatgctgcctgacctgctgtgctttgccagcaccactctaatcttgactctgatctccaccatctgcagtcctcagtttcgccACAATTTCGAATTCAGCAAACAATGAGATAAAGGGCATTGATTAagaaagagaaaatgaggactcGAGTAAGCTTGCAGATGTTTTGAAAATGAAACTAACTGTTAAAGTACTGATAAATATGTAAAGGGGAAATGGAAGAAAACATGGGTTGGTGAACACAAAGATAGGTCTCTTACGATCAAAAAAAGGCAGTCCATATTAGGGAGCAAAAATGGCTATCCATCCAAATATGTAACTGTTGTTCTCTGATCACAAAGAACGACACAAATGATACACCAGGAATGTTGGGGAACACAGAGTTCAGTGAGAGGGAAAAACTGAAACAAATCAGTATTGTTTGGAAAATTGTGCTGGGACAATGGATAAGATTGAAACTGGGAAACAGCAGGGCCTGGTCATccacatcccagagtacttaacaTAGTGGTCCCAGAAATAGTGAATGGTCATGTCAATGGAATCTTGGAACATTTGTAATATGTTCCACAGATTATGAGTTAGCTAATGTGACCAATCTATTTGAAAAGCAAGTTAGAGATAatctggtaattataggccactCAGCCTgcggggaaaaaaaaactgtgggggaaaaaaaaagattggGACCAaacaaagtcagcatggatttgaaatgcctgttcctgtgtcataATGTCCAATGTTCTCAGCTTGGCAAATCTGCTGGAGTAGAAGTGATAAGCAGATGGCATCATTCAGATGTTTCTTTTGACAAAATCTCacataaaacaaaataaagaacaTGGTGCTGAGATGGATTAAAAAAAACTGGTTGGCTGAAAGAAAACATGGAGAGGGAATAAATGCTGATAACAATCGCATACAACTTGATCATTTTGATCCTCCCTCATACTTCGTAAACCCAATCCTATAAGACACCGATTCATTGACTGACATTCCTTTCATAGGCCTCAGCTTCCCATTACCTCATGGCATTGAACAGACACTATAATCACTCATCTGTGCAATCTTTTTATGCATCCTCTTCATTCACATTCCAAAGTTAAAACTCTCAACTCCTTCAGGCCTCTCGGAATGGCTTTATCTGTGAGTCAGTTTGAATTCTGTTATTCATTGTATCTCATGTGCTTTCATTATTAAATTCTGTTTTTCCTCGTTTATTTCCCATTGTCCTAATTATGTGTGTTAAAAATACCAAAGATATTTAATTTTCACTAGTTGCTATAAGATTTGTAAGAATGCTTTCTGTTCTGGTTAGTTAGGTTTATGTCTGTTTTAAAAGACTTGCAGCATAGATACATGGAACCAAAACATTTATGCCTTTGTGTGAaaattagtaagttttcagacgTACCCTCATTTGTCCTGGACAAAATAGATTACTCACAGCCATTAATGACAATGTACCAAGGGTAGACATTTGTCAGCCATTTTGTGGGAGCAGATATGGGCCATTTTGTTACCAGCAGATCCAGTTCACCTCTGCAGTTCTGTTTGAATTTCAGAAGATGCCGAGAAGCAGAAAATGAAATTTCACGTCAGTTTTTACTGGAAAGCAGGCAAATGCAGTAAAatgaatattgatgttttgaatagagttcacattacagaagaggaaatgctggaggtcTTTGGATAATCTCAGAGACCTGATCTcgtgtatcccaggacattgtgggaagttaaGGAGGATATTGTAGtgccccttgcagaaatatttgtatcatatGTAACTATGGTGAGGTGCTGGATGATCGGATATTGAGTAATATTTTGCCATTATTTTAAGATGggatgtaaggagaagcctgggaagtatagacctgtgagtctgacttgtGCGATGGGTccattgttggaggtgattctgaaagataggattcaAATGTACGGTTTTGGGGAGGAGAGGGCAAGGAATAATTAGGAACTGTCAGGATTGTTTTGTCGAAGGACATGGGCCATTGCCCAAAATCGATTTGAGATTGTTGAAGGAGTATCCATGAAGATTGAGGGCACGTTGGTCAACATTCTTGTCTTGAAGTTTGGTAAGCCTTTTACAagtttctgcatggtagactaaatAGCGAGGTTAGATTAAATGAAATTCAGATTGACGGTGCCAATTGAATATAAAATTGGCATAACAGCAGGAGATGGAGAGGAGGTGGACAGTTGCTTATTAGACTGGATGCAAGTTATCAATGATGTTCCACCgcaatcggtgctgggtccactttttgTTTGTTTAATATGTAAATCATTTAGATGAAAATACAGAAGACATgtttagtaattttgcagatgtcatcaaaattggtggtatagtggactaTGAAAGCTATCTCAGATTAGAAACAAATCTTGATTAAATCAGTCAATGgtgtgaggaatggcagatggagttattaAGGCATTGCATATTTACAAAACAAACAAGAGTAGACCTTATACAATTACAAGCAGGGCCTTGGTTAGTGcagttgaacagagagacctagttGGCCAGCTGCATATTTTTGAAGTTTGCTTCACATGTCGACAATGTGGTGAAGAAAACAtctagcatgcttgccttcattgctcagaccttggagtacaggagttggaaggtcgtATTGAAGTCGTGTAGGATGTTGATGAGTTCTCTTCTGTATTACCGTAtcaagttctggtcaccctgttatcaAAAGTATACTATtgagctggaaagggttcaggaaagctTTACTCGGATATtgatgggaatggagggattctGTTACAAGAATAGGCTAGGACTTCTGTTCTCTGGAGCCTAAGATCTTGATGGGTGATAGAGTTTTGATAATCATGAGGGCTAAAGGTAAGGAGAATAGTATGTGTCTTTTTCTATGGTAAGAGACTGCAAGACTGAGacacatggagtcatagagatgtacagcatggaaacagactctttggtccaacccgtccatgccgacagatatcccaacccaatctagtccaaggtaaaaggaaaaagattttaaaagtaagtttttttttaatataaaaaaaGTATAGATCGTGAGGAATTAACTTCGAAAGGGGGTGATGTATATGGACACTGTGttgaaaagacatttagataagtatatCATTGTTTTAGATTTTGGATGGTTATGGACCATGAACAGGCACGTGAGACTTGTCTAGTTTGAGATTATATTGGGTTGGagagaaggatctgtttctgtgctatttgACTGACTCTTACCATGAGGCAACCGTTCTGGTTTGATCTGTTCATTTTGAAAGCTTCTAAACGACAGCAGAAAGTCATTTAGAGCACTGTGCAATCAAACAACACCCTCGGTGTATGGGAAATTAACTGTAAAATGAATCTATCCGTGGAATTCAAAGATAGGGCACTTCGTTTTGGCAGAGgtgggtattgcagatgctgaagattagagtggtgcgtGAAAActactgcagttcaggcagcatccgagaagcaagaaaatggttgtttcgggcaaaagccgttcctGATTAAGGGAATGTTGACTCACTTCTTCTGTTTGCTAGAGATCAAAATCAGGTTCATACCTCACAGGGGCGGGTAGCTCCCGAACTGGTCCAGTATTAAACAGCAATTTGACTATTGCCTCTATTATGTTCCCTGTCTACAGCCAGGGAAAGGACCCTACACAGGAACTCATCCGAGAATAAATCAAAGGGTCAGCGACACACGCGGCACTGGGGGCAATTCAGCTCTTCCTAAATGCAATTCAAGATAACGTGAAACTGCCTGTGGATGGGAAGTACAGGGACTGAGTGATTCATTTATAAAACGATAAATAAAGACACGAGACCACAGACATCTACACGCAATAAAAATAATGTACTCCGAGCACTGTTACGAGCGTTGTATCACTATTCCATGATACACTTTTCACGCTCTTTGTGCTACGGCTCAAACGGTTGACGGCCATGAGGAAAGGTTTTATATTAGATCACACACAGTAACAGTACAGTATCGAACAAGGCAGGGACTGACACCGATATCAGTTAAAGGAAGGTAATTCAATCAGACAGACGGAAGTGTTCAGCTCCTTTCACAGATGCTGTGAGTGGCTCTTAAAAGAGCCTTTGAGTTGTCAGATTCAAGAACGGTTTCTTCACTTTTTAGCGGCGCCCCCAGCGGTGGTTTTCTTGGGCAGCAGCACGGCCTGGATATTAGGCAGCACCCCGCCCTGAGCGATGGTCACCCCTCCCAGCAGCTTGTTGAGCTCCTCGTCGTTGCGCACGGCCAGCTGGAGGTGCCTGGGGATGATGCGGGTCTTCTTGTTGTCCCTGGCCGCGTTGCCGGCCAGCTCCAGGATTTCAGCCGTCAGATACTCCGGCACCGCAGCCAGATAGACCGGCGCTCCGGCACCCACACGCTCAGCATAGTTGCCCTTTCTCAGGAGCCTGTGAACATGGCCCACCGGGAACTGCAGGCCAGCACGGGACGACCGAGAGTTCGCCTTGGCGCGAGCTTTCCCTCTGCCCTTCCCaactttttttattatttcaaaaatatactttattcataaatgatttgatggtctgtacattggatcatgccatacatatgtccatatttaca
It encodes the following:
- the LOC140470608 gene encoding histone H2A-like, translating into MRFYFVYFSFPNLRTGIVRMQSQAKYTEIKLEQLQKWQIGKGRGKARAKANSRSSRAGLQFPVGHVHRLLRKGNYAERVGAGAPVYLAAVPEYLTAEILELAGNAARDNKKTRIIPRHLQLAVRNDEELNKLLGGVTIAQGGVLPNIQAVLLPKKTTAGGAAKK